Proteins co-encoded in one Streptomyces sp. NBC_01283 genomic window:
- a CDS encoding GNAT family N-acetyltransferase, translated as MTMPTTLPPGLAVRPATVDDAAAVCALLNEIDLLEIGRADTELSAVQADLKHPEVDLEHDSWLLFDDGRLVAYGLLWDESGGQQIDTEYCTLPDRPQASQHLLDLMESRAAERAAANGADRAVVHLHLNIAPTMDLRALRERGWTPVRRYNSMVRPLSREADRLPEPPPGVTLRPCLAEPDRRRAHALLQETFAEHFDFHPRTYEQWLDDLDAERADWSLMWIAHLDGLGDAAVLHTDNDRTSMAWIGHLGVLRKARANGLGSYLLRHAFGHYAALGRERIGLAVDTDSSGALALYERHGMTLDFAVQAWELIRPVAAR; from the coding sequence ATGACCATGCCCACCACCCTCCCGCCAGGCCTTGCCGTGCGCCCCGCGACGGTCGACGACGCGGCGGCGGTGTGTGCGCTGCTCAATGAGATCGACCTGCTGGAGATCGGCCGCGCCGACACCGAACTCAGCGCTGTCCAGGCCGACTTGAAGCACCCGGAAGTTGACCTGGAGCACGACTCCTGGCTGCTGTTCGACGACGGGCGGCTGGTCGCGTACGGCCTGCTGTGGGACGAGTCCGGCGGTCAGCAGATCGACACGGAATACTGCACGCTGCCCGACCGGCCCCAGGCCTCCCAGCACCTGCTGGACCTGATGGAGTCGCGCGCCGCCGAGCGGGCCGCCGCCAACGGAGCGGACCGGGCCGTGGTGCACCTGCACCTCAACATCGCCCCCACCATGGACCTGCGCGCGCTGCGTGAACGAGGCTGGACGCCGGTCCGCCGCTACAACTCGATGGTCCGCCCCCTGTCCCGGGAAGCGGACCGGTTGCCGGAGCCGCCACCCGGTGTGACCCTGCGCCCCTGCCTGGCCGAGCCGGACCGCCGACGTGCTCACGCACTGCTTCAGGAGACCTTCGCCGAGCACTTCGACTTCCACCCCCGCACGTACGAACAGTGGCTGGACGATCTCGACGCCGAGCGCGCCGACTGGTCGCTGATGTGGATCGCGCACCTCGACGGCCTGGGTGACGCGGCGGTGCTTCACACTGACAACGACCGCACCTCGATGGCCTGGATCGGCCACCTCGGAGTGCTGCGCAAGGCCCGGGCGAACGGCCTGGGCAGCTACCTCCTGCGGCATGCCTTCGGCCACTACGCGGCGCTGGGGCGCGAGCGGATCGGCCTGGCTGTGGACACCGACAGCAGTGGCGCCCTCGCCCTGTACGAGCGCCACGGCATGACCCTCGACTTCGCTGTTCAGGCCTGGGAGTTGATCCGCCCCGTGGCGGCCCGCTGA
- the fxsT gene encoding FxSxx-COOH system tetratricopeptide repeat protein: protein MGHGVRWTVVVISTLGAFAVPWAVLTAIDAGPEAALALASTASASVLSAGGWFAARGSAPASPTPGGTPMPSPDEPLIIGPLPHEPLAFQERAELFEAVEMSMESDRVTVVCALTGGRGVGKTQLAGAYARACVDAGWSVVVWIVAEVPGQVVAGLDEVADVAGVKGGIQDAQLAAAAARRWLERLRQPALLVLDNVVDPDEVAPWLPRTGPTRTLITSTVRSVTHLGATVDIGVFTRDEAVAFLRRTAGAGDTEGRSHAEAGALAEDLGKLPLALAQAAWVIRTQGLTFAEYRDRFRHNRLAQVVRRAPGEPYPMGAAAALALAIEHVQTGEDAAAVRRVVELMSLLSPSGVHRDDLRSVCADQDVARTDGAVGRLCEASVVTLSLDGTTVLMHRLVQRIVRDQLIDEGRLGARLAEASAALRRLLTEAEGATTPDAADRGLTDHILALWAAAEPLGDDGLRDLLDLPRAAVTLLVGRGEAARACAVGQEMLAEHERLVPPQDDNFFAALDALTHAYQALDRFDVAVVLRERSVAAARERFGPLHPKPLRRVNALGYALEGAGRLDDAEALHRKNLADSLGVNGPDTHTTLLAQINLASTLRSRGDDAAALALFEKNARDSERGMGSDHGVTRNARGELARMYERVGRYEDSLALHDLVLADTFRTERRGTYLHLWWGRYRALALEGVGRVDDAIEELNHLLRLGEEEFGHDNPETLVIRLFLARAHTAAGHHSRALKLFAQVASDRRRVLGPDSRRSLNARRNLGLALLAAGKRSRAVSTLSEVLVDYERVLGPAHPYTEGARADLARARGASMPARRAPIPRGR, encoded by the coding sequence GTGGGTCATGGGGTTCGCTGGACGGTCGTGGTGATCTCCACGCTGGGCGCCTTTGCCGTGCCGTGGGCCGTGCTGACAGCCATCGACGCGGGTCCGGAAGCCGCCCTCGCGCTCGCGTCGACGGCCAGCGCCTCGGTGTTGAGCGCGGGGGGCTGGTTCGCCGCCCGTGGCTCTGCACCGGCCTCTCCGACCCCAGGCGGTACGCCGATGCCATCACCGGACGAGCCTCTGATCATCGGGCCACTGCCGCACGAGCCCCTCGCCTTCCAGGAACGCGCCGAACTGTTCGAGGCGGTCGAGATGAGCATGGAAAGCGATCGGGTCACGGTCGTCTGCGCGCTCACCGGCGGCCGTGGCGTGGGGAAGACGCAGTTGGCCGGGGCGTACGCGCGCGCTTGTGTGGACGCCGGCTGGAGTGTCGTCGTCTGGATCGTGGCCGAGGTGCCGGGACAGGTCGTCGCCGGGCTCGATGAAGTCGCGGACGTGGCAGGGGTCAAGGGTGGCATCCAGGACGCTCAGCTCGCGGCTGCCGCGGCGCGTCGGTGGCTCGAGCGGCTGCGGCAGCCCGCCCTGCTGGTGCTCGACAATGTCGTCGATCCGGACGAAGTGGCGCCCTGGCTGCCTCGTACGGGCCCCACTCGCACTCTCATCACCAGTACGGTGCGCTCCGTCACCCATCTCGGCGCCACCGTGGACATCGGGGTGTTCACTCGGGATGAAGCTGTGGCGTTCCTGCGCCGGACGGCGGGGGCCGGGGATACAGAGGGCCGCTCCCACGCCGAAGCCGGGGCGTTGGCCGAGGATCTGGGCAAGCTTCCGCTGGCCCTGGCCCAGGCCGCGTGGGTGATCCGTACGCAGGGCCTTACCTTCGCCGAGTACCGGGACCGTTTCCGGCACAACCGGCTCGCGCAGGTCGTCCGGCGTGCACCGGGTGAGCCGTACCCGATGGGGGCGGCGGCCGCCCTGGCGCTGGCAATCGAGCACGTGCAGACCGGCGAGGACGCCGCGGCGGTACGTCGCGTGGTGGAACTCATGTCGCTCCTGTCGCCGTCCGGCGTGCACCGCGACGATCTGCGTAGCGTCTGTGCGGACCAGGACGTGGCCCGGACAGACGGCGCGGTGGGCCGGTTGTGCGAAGCCTCTGTGGTGACGCTGAGCCTGGACGGAACCACCGTCCTGATGCACCGACTCGTCCAGCGGATCGTCCGGGACCAGCTCATCGACGAGGGGCGTCTCGGCGCTCGCCTGGCCGAAGCATCAGCGGCCCTGCGCCGCCTGCTGACGGAGGCCGAAGGCGCCACCACGCCGGACGCAGCCGACCGGGGTCTCACCGACCACATCCTGGCGCTGTGGGCGGCGGCCGAGCCTCTCGGCGATGACGGCCTCCGCGATCTGCTGGATCTGCCGCGAGCCGCGGTGACGCTGCTGGTGGGCCGAGGTGAAGCGGCGCGTGCGTGTGCGGTCGGCCAGGAAATGCTGGCCGAGCACGAGCGGCTCGTGCCGCCCCAGGACGACAACTTCTTCGCGGCGTTGGACGCACTGACCCATGCGTACCAGGCGCTGGATCGGTTCGACGTGGCGGTGGTACTGCGCGAACGGTCTGTAGCCGCCGCACGGGAACGGTTCGGTCCGCTCCACCCGAAACCACTGCGGCGGGTCAACGCGCTCGGCTACGCGCTGGAAGGAGCCGGGCGGCTCGACGACGCGGAGGCACTGCACCGGAAGAATCTCGCCGACAGCCTCGGTGTCAACGGTCCGGACACTCACACGACGCTGCTGGCACAGATCAATCTGGCCAGCACGCTGAGGTCCAGAGGCGACGACGCGGCGGCGCTGGCGCTTTTCGAGAAGAACGCCCGGGACAGTGAGCGCGGCATGGGATCCGACCATGGAGTCACCCGCAACGCCCGCGGTGAACTGGCCCGTATGTACGAGCGCGTGGGTCGCTACGAGGACTCCCTGGCCCTGCACGACCTCGTCCTTGCCGACACCTTTCGCACCGAACGCAGGGGCACTTACCTCCACCTTTGGTGGGGGCGCTACCGGGCGCTCGCGCTGGAGGGTGTCGGTCGCGTCGACGATGCCATTGAGGAACTGAACCATCTGCTGCGGCTGGGGGAGGAAGAGTTCGGCCACGACAATCCGGAGACCCTGGTGATCCGGCTCTTCCTGGCCCGCGCGCACACCGCGGCCGGTCACCATTCCCGCGCCCTCAAGCTCTTCGCCCAGGTCGCCTCCGATCGACGGCGCGTTCTTGGCCCGGACAGTCGTCGCTCCCTCAACGCCCGCCGCAATCTCGGCCTCGCCCTGCTGGCTGCGGGCAAACGCTCCCGCGCCGTCAGCACCCTCAGTGAGGTGCTCGTCGACTACGAGCGCGTACTCGGTCCGGCACACCCCTACACCGAAGGAGCCCGCGCCGACCTCGCCCGCGCCCGTGGGGCGTCCATGCCGGCAAGGCGGGCCCCGATCCCCCGAGGCCGATGA
- a CDS encoding NADP-dependent oxidoreductase: protein MKRVSFAEFGGPDVLHLTDAEEPHAGPGRIRIAVRAAGVNPVDWRVRKGQVLGAHPTELPAGVGLDASGTVDEIGEGVEGVAVGDHVFGEGSSTYAEFAVLSAWARMPEGLTFEEAAGYPSVVETALRIIREVGVRPGQTLLVSGASGGVGSAVLQIARDRGITVIGTAGGANQDYLRSLGAVPTTYGEGWVERVRQLGQVDAALDLAGSGVIRELVELTGDSQKVISIADLGAPEFGVRFSGVAGSVPDALAEAVGLISRGKLHIPVEKSYALAEAAAAHIDSQAGHTRGRRVIVV, encoded by the coding sequence ATGAAGAGAGTGAGCTTCGCCGAGTTCGGCGGTCCGGATGTCCTGCACCTCACCGACGCCGAGGAGCCCCACGCGGGCCCCGGCCGGATACGTATCGCCGTACGGGCGGCGGGAGTGAACCCCGTCGACTGGAGGGTCCGGAAAGGCCAGGTCCTTGGGGCCCATCCGACCGAGTTGCCCGCCGGGGTCGGGCTTGACGCCTCGGGGACGGTGGACGAGATCGGTGAGGGCGTCGAAGGGGTCGCGGTCGGCGACCACGTGTTCGGCGAAGGGTCGAGCACCTACGCCGAGTTCGCCGTACTGTCGGCCTGGGCCCGTATGCCCGAGGGTCTGACGTTCGAAGAGGCGGCCGGTTATCCCTCCGTGGTCGAGACCGCGCTGCGGATCATCCGCGAGGTCGGAGTGCGGCCCGGGCAGACGCTGCTGGTCAGCGGTGCGTCCGGGGGAGTCGGATCGGCCGTGCTGCAGATCGCCCGCGACCGCGGCATCACGGTGATCGGCACGGCGGGGGGCGCGAACCAGGACTACTTGCGCAGCCTGGGCGCTGTGCCCACCACGTACGGCGAGGGCTGGGTCGAGCGGGTGCGGCAGCTCGGCCAGGTCGACGCGGCTCTCGATCTGGCGGGCTCGGGAGTGATCCGCGAGCTGGTCGAGCTGACCGGAGACTCCCAAAAGGTGATCAGCATCGCCGATCTCGGTGCGCCGGAGTTCGGTGTCCGGTTCTCCGGCGTGGCCGGGAGCGTGCCCGACGCGCTCGCCGAGGCCGTCGGCCTCATCTCGCGGGGAAAGCTCCACATCCCGGTCGAGAAGTCGTACGCCCTCGCCGAGGCCGCGGCGGCGCACATCGACAGCCAGGCCGGTCACACGCGCGGGCGCCGAGTCATCGTCGTCTGA
- a CDS encoding NAD(P)-dependent oxidoreductase yields MHTGFVGLGVMGQPMALNLARAGTPLLVWNRTPARCEPLRAAGADIAAGPADVFDRADVVILMLADESTVDAVLGRGTRDFAARVAGHVIVHMGTTSPAYSGGLQGDVRAAGGRYVEAPVSGSRVPAEQGQLVAMLAGDADAVDAVRPLLAPMCRETFDCGHVPDALQMKLSVNLFLITLVTGLAEAFHFADRHGLDRRRFLDVLDAGPMASPVSRVKAPKLLARDFAVQAAAKDVLKNNQLIAEAARKAGLASPLLDVCHALFEETVTQGHGGEDMVAVLRALEARTDSARYD; encoded by the coding sequence GTGCACACAGGCTTCGTCGGACTAGGAGTCATGGGTCAGCCCATGGCCCTCAACCTCGCCCGCGCGGGAACACCCCTCCTCGTCTGGAACCGCACCCCGGCCCGCTGCGAACCCCTGCGCGCCGCCGGGGCCGACATCGCGGCCGGCCCCGCCGACGTCTTCGACCGGGCCGACGTCGTGATCCTCATGCTGGCCGACGAGAGCACCGTCGACGCGGTCCTGGGGCGCGGGACACGGGACTTCGCCGCGCGCGTCGCCGGGCACGTCATCGTCCACATGGGCACGACGTCACCGGCGTACTCGGGCGGCCTCCAGGGCGACGTCCGCGCCGCGGGCGGGCGCTATGTCGAGGCCCCGGTCTCCGGCTCCCGAGTCCCGGCGGAGCAGGGCCAGTTGGTGGCCATGCTGGCAGGTGATGCCGACGCCGTGGACGCCGTGCGGCCCCTGCTCGCGCCCATGTGCCGGGAGACGTTCGACTGCGGACACGTCCCCGACGCCCTGCAGATGAAACTCTCGGTCAACCTCTTCTTGATCACGCTGGTGACCGGTCTGGCCGAGGCCTTCCACTTCGCCGACCGGCACGGACTCGACCGGCGCCGCTTCCTGGACGTCCTGGACGCGGGCCCGATGGCCAGCCCCGTGTCCCGCGTGAAGGCGCCGAAACTGCTCGCCCGCGACTTCGCCGTCCAGGCGGCGGCCAAAGACGTCCTGAAGAACAACCAGTTGATCGCGGAGGCCGCCCGTAAGGCCGGTCTGGCATCTCCCCTCCTCGACGTCTGCCATGCCCTATTCGAGGAGACCGTGACGCAGGGCCACGGCGGCGAGGACATGGTGGCCGTACTGCGCGCGCTGGAGGCACGGACCGACTCCGCGCGCTACGACTGA
- a CDS encoding GNAT family N-acetyltransferase encodes MGNSWITRAETSADIPAIRAVVAAAFETPAEADLVDALRADTAWTDGLSVVTTDRAGRIVGHALLTRCHIGDTPALCLAPVAVLPEHQKTGAGSAAIRAALGVATDRGERFVTVLGHPAYYPRFGFTRASTYGIGINIDVPDEAMMALALDAGHPLPSGMVRYAAPFGI; translated from the coding sequence ATGGGCAACTCCTGGATCACGCGCGCCGAGACCAGCGCTGACATCCCCGCCATCCGCGCCGTCGTCGCCGCCGCGTTCGAGACCCCGGCGGAAGCCGACCTCGTCGACGCGCTGCGCGCCGACACCGCGTGGACCGACGGACTGTCCGTCGTCACCACCGACCGGGCAGGCAGGATCGTCGGCCACGCGCTGCTGACCCGCTGCCACATCGGGGACACTCCGGCCCTGTGCCTGGCCCCCGTCGCCGTACTCCCCGAGCATCAGAAGACCGGTGCGGGCTCCGCGGCGATCCGTGCCGCGCTCGGCGTGGCCACGGACCGGGGCGAGCGCTTCGTCACGGTCCTCGGGCACCCGGCGTACTATCCGCGGTTCGGCTTCACCCGTGCCTCGACGTACGGCATCGGCATCAACATCGACGTCCCGGACGAGGCCATGATGGCCCTTGCCCTCGACGCCGGTCACCCGCTGCCCAGCGGCATGGTGCGCTACGCCGCGCCGTTCGGCATCTGA
- a CDS encoding oxidoreductase, with the protein MTQLQRWTAEQIPDQTKRVFVVTGANSGLGLATTRALAAKGGHVILAVRDEGKGHRAAAEITAAHPGARLEVRHLDLADLASVRGFADRLHADHAHIDVLINNAGVMAPPRTLSRQGHELQFACNHLGHFALTGLLLDLLAAGSDPRVVTVSSINHRQGHIRFDDLTGERGYKPMGHYNQSKLANAVFGRELHLRLTDSRSPILSVLAHPGYTATNLQMGTPTGPWRVLLGRIGNPLFAQRPADGALPQLYAATDPAVESGQFIGPGGLAELRGAPTRVQLAPVAADAETGRRLWELSEQLTDVRFAFPAAV; encoded by the coding sequence ATGACGCAGCTACAGCGCTGGACAGCCGAGCAGATTCCCGACCAGACGAAGCGGGTGTTCGTCGTCACCGGGGCCAACAGCGGCCTCGGTCTCGCGACCACCCGGGCGCTCGCCGCGAAGGGCGGGCACGTGATCCTCGCGGTGCGCGACGAGGGCAAGGGCCACCGGGCGGCAGCGGAGATCACCGCCGCACACCCGGGCGCGCGTCTGGAGGTACGCCACCTCGACCTGGCCGACCTCGCATCGGTCCGCGGCTTCGCCGATCGGCTGCACGCCGACCACGCGCACATCGACGTGCTCATCAACAACGCGGGCGTCATGGCGCCGCCCCGCACCCTGAGCAGGCAGGGGCACGAGCTGCAGTTCGCCTGCAACCACCTCGGCCATTTCGCGCTCACCGGACTGCTGCTCGACCTGCTGGCCGCCGGGAGCGACCCCCGGGTGGTGACGGTCAGTTCGATCAACCACCGGCAGGGGCACATCCGCTTCGACGACCTGACCGGCGAGCGCGGCTACAAGCCCATGGGCCACTACAACCAGTCCAAGCTCGCCAACGCCGTCTTCGGCCGCGAACTCCACCTGCGGCTCACCGACTCCCGCAGCCCGATACTTAGCGTGCTCGCCCACCCCGGCTACACCGCGACCAACCTCCAGATGGGCACGCCGACCGGCCCGTGGCGGGTGCTGCTCGGCCGCATCGGCAACCCGCTCTTCGCCCAGCGCCCGGCCGACGGCGCACTGCCCCAGCTGTACGCGGCGACCGACCCGGCGGTGGAGAGCGGCCAGTTCATCGGTCCTGGTGGCCTGGCCGAACTGCGCGGCGCCCCGACCCGGGTGCAGCTGGCCCCCGTGGCCGCGGACGCGGAGACCGGGCGGCGCCTGTGGGAGCTGTCGGAGCAGCTGACCGACGTACGGTTCGCCTTCCCGGCCGCCGTATAG
- a CDS encoding penicillin-binding transpeptidase domain-containing protein — MTDVAPLTGPGRRPVGPGRRPTRKAPRVVVAAGLALALAAGIGYATELGPFDPGPAIPDPEATKQARAFLADWEAGHMARAAALTSRPEQAERVLNSFTAGLDISRPKLTPGAVTAGEDGAVTMAFTARMPVTGLGTWTYSSAVPLRKQDDGAWKVEWALSLVHPKLSATDKFRLERDDTAGPEINDRDGNALSSEKYPSLGPLLPQMAGDAGGGPRGAVRLVDRATGKVKATEASFGKKSGRPADRPVATTLDATWQAAAEKALAAETDGKDAALVALRIDDGEILAVANSPSSGFNRAVSGTYAPGSTWKIVTTSALLLKDAVAPGDVVDCPKYLTVGKRFQNVETSEHRGATFRKDFTASCNTAFISLRDKVGDGELGDVAGKYFGVGQKWSVGIPSYDGSVPTPRDQTEKAASMIGQGRVQANPLIMASVTATAVSGTFHQPTLTSGAKDTTRTTPLPREIVTQLRELTRATVTDGTASILADLPGDVGAKTGTAEVSEDAPNNGWFVAHRGNVAVACVVEKGVTGGASAGPVVRSLLGAVPDDPS; from the coding sequence ATGACGGATGTCGCACCGCTCACCGGCCCCGGCCGGAGACCCGTCGGCCCCGGCCGCAGGCCCACGAGGAAGGCGCCCCGCGTGGTGGTCGCGGCGGGCCTGGCCCTCGCACTCGCCGCGGGCATCGGGTACGCCACGGAGCTCGGCCCCTTCGACCCGGGGCCCGCGATACCCGACCCCGAGGCGACGAAGCAGGCGCGCGCTTTCCTCGCCGACTGGGAGGCGGGCCACATGGCGCGGGCGGCTGCGCTGACCTCGCGGCCCGAGCAGGCGGAGCGCGTCCTGAACAGCTTCACCGCCGGGCTCGACATCAGCCGGCCGAAGCTGACTCCGGGGGCGGTCACGGCCGGTGAGGACGGCGCCGTGACCATGGCCTTCACCGCCAGGATGCCCGTCACCGGGCTGGGCACCTGGACCTATTCCTCCGCCGTGCCCCTGCGCAAGCAGGACGACGGCGCCTGGAAGGTGGAGTGGGCGCTGTCCCTCGTGCACCCGAAGCTGAGCGCCACGGACAAGTTCCGTCTTGAGCGGGATGACACCGCCGGGCCCGAGATCAACGACCGCGACGGGAACGCGTTGTCGAGTGAGAAGTACCCCTCCCTCGGCCCGCTCCTTCCCCAGATGGCCGGGGACGCGGGAGGCGGACCGCGTGGCGCGGTGCGGCTCGTCGACCGGGCCACCGGCAAGGTCAAGGCCACGGAAGCCTCGTTCGGCAAGAAGTCCGGCCGGCCCGCCGACCGGCCTGTGGCCACCACCCTCGACGCCACCTGGCAGGCCGCCGCGGAGAAGGCCCTGGCCGCCGAGACCGACGGCAAGGACGCCGCGCTCGTCGCCCTGCGGATCGACGACGGGGAGATCCTGGCCGTGGCCAACTCCCCTTCCTCCGGCTTCAATCGCGCCGTCTCGGGCACCTACGCGCCGGGCTCCACCTGGAAGATCGTCACCACCAGCGCGCTGCTGCTCAAGGACGCGGTCGCACCCGGCGATGTCGTGGACTGCCCCAAGTACCTCACCGTCGGCAAGCGGTTCCAGAACGTCGAGACCTCCGAGCACCGGGGCGCCACCTTCCGGAAGGACTTCACCGCCTCGTGCAACACCGCCTTCATCAGCCTGCGCGACAAGGTCGGTGACGGGGAACTGGGCGATGTCGCAGGCAAGTACTTCGGGGTCGGGCAGAAGTGGAGCGTTGGCATTCCGTCGTACGACGGGTCTGTCCCGACCCCGCGTGACCAGACCGAGAAGGCCGCGTCGATGATCGGCCAGGGCAGGGTGCAGGCCAACCCGCTGATCATGGCGTCCGTCACGGCGACGGCGGTGTCCGGCACCTTCCACCAGCCCACCCTGACGAGCGGCGCCAAGGACACGACCAGGACCACGCCGCTGCCGCGCGAAATCGTCACGCAGCTGCGCGAGTTGACGCGCGCCACCGTCACCGACGGCACGGCCTCGATCCTGGCCGACCTGCCCGGCGACGTGGGCGCGAAGACGGGTACGGCCGAGGTCTCCGAGGACGCGCCCAACAACGGCTGGTTCGTCGCCCACCGCGGCAATGTCGCCGTGGCCTGCGTCGTCGAGAAGGGCGTCACCGGCGGCGCCTCGGCCGGTCCCGTCGTCCGCAGCCTGCTGGGCGCCGTGCCCGACGACCCCTCCTGA
- a CDS encoding TetR family transcriptional regulator, with product MAERKRQLVSNELTEAALQLLARKGFDAVTVDEIVTTAGVSRRTFFRYFASKEDVVVQFLADMGVGIHAELAARPADERPSVALRHAVWVPLAACGDHSERVLPVVRLILRTPALRARFLEHQAQWGDDLTGEVARRLGRDAGVDLYPRLAAGMALCAFDAVLQRWSDSDGVEDPAELTDRAFAVIAPALDAPEAQGPAGRRRRGGGLRSSPGLASSRDV from the coding sequence ATGGCCGAGCGCAAACGACAGCTCGTCTCGAACGAGTTGACCGAAGCGGCGCTGCAACTCCTTGCCCGGAAGGGGTTCGACGCGGTCACCGTCGACGAGATCGTGACCACCGCGGGGGTCTCCCGGCGGACGTTCTTCCGGTACTTCGCGTCCAAGGAGGACGTGGTCGTCCAGTTCCTGGCGGACATGGGCGTCGGCATCCACGCGGAGCTGGCGGCCCGCCCCGCCGATGAGCGGCCCTCGGTGGCGCTGCGGCACGCGGTGTGGGTGCCCCTCGCCGCCTGCGGCGACCACTCCGAGCGGGTGCTGCCCGTGGTGCGGCTGATCCTGCGTACCCCGGCCCTGCGCGCACGCTTCCTGGAGCACCAGGCGCAGTGGGGCGACGACCTGACGGGGGAGGTGGCGCGCCGTCTGGGGCGGGACGCGGGCGTGGACCTGTACCCGCGGCTCGCCGCCGGAATGGCGCTGTGCGCCTTCGACGCCGTGCTGCAACGGTGGAGCGACAGTGACGGCGTCGAGGATCCGGCCGAGCTGACCGACCGGGCCTTCGCGGTCATCGCCCCGGCGCTGGACGCTCCCGAAGCCCAGGGTCCGGCGGGCAGGCGCCGGAGGGGCGGTGGCCTTCGGAGCTCTCCGGGGCTGGCATCATCGAGGGATGTCTGA
- a CDS encoding ribonuclease H, whose product MSDLIIAACDGAAKKNPGPAAWAWVVADADERPQRWEAGPLGDATNNVAELTALAELLESTDPAVPLEVRMDSQYAMNAVTKWIASWKRNGWLTASKKPVANKDLVVRIDALLQGRAVTFRHVAAHQADGDHLNAIADVAASDAATTQQPAGTVHGALTIPEPRPERMTASPAARPRKSSTARTGKGSSGGVIKAKFPGRCHCQKPYDAGEKITKNAHGWGHVECKDS is encoded by the coding sequence ATGTCTGACTTGATCATCGCCGCCTGTGACGGAGCCGCGAAGAAGAACCCCGGTCCTGCGGCCTGGGCTTGGGTGGTCGCCGATGCCGACGAGCGCCCGCAGCGGTGGGAGGCGGGACCGCTCGGCGACGCGACCAACAACGTGGCCGAACTGACCGCGCTGGCCGAGCTGTTGGAGTCCACGGACCCGGCCGTCCCGCTGGAGGTCCGCATGGACAGCCAGTACGCGATGAACGCGGTCACCAAGTGGATCGCGTCCTGGAAGCGCAACGGCTGGCTGACGGCGTCGAAGAAGCCGGTGGCAAACAAGGACCTCGTCGTGCGCATCGACGCACTGCTGCAGGGCCGGGCGGTCACCTTCCGGCATGTCGCCGCCCACCAGGCGGACGGCGACCACCTCAACGCGATCGCCGACGTCGCGGCGAGCGACGCCGCGACGACGCAGCAGCCCGCCGGGACCGTCCACGGGGCGCTCACGATCCCCGAGCCGCGGCCCGAGCGCATGACCGCCTCGCCCGCCGCCCGGCCGCGCAAGAGCTCGACGGCGCGGACGGGCAAGGGGAGTTCGGGCGGAGTCATCAAGGCCAAGTTCCCCGGCCGCTGCCACTGCCAGAAGCCCTACGACGCGGGCGAGAAGATCACGAAGAACGCGCACGGCTGGGGCCACGTGGAGTGCAAGGACTCCTGA
- a CDS encoding TetR/AcrR family transcriptional regulator yields MAVSGRGPRERMVFSGAQLIRRDGVAATGMRDVAAHARAPRGSIQHHFPGGKEELVNEAVGWAGRYASRRIGRFLAALPEPTPSGLFAEMVRQWTDEYRNAGFEGGCPVAAATVDCAESTESTREAVSTAFTTWSGSVARALTDMGVPEVRADALATLMISSLEGAILMARAERDVRALTAVATELGPLLDAAVPTVD; encoded by the coding sequence ATGGCGGTGTCAGGACGTGGGCCCCGCGAGCGGATGGTCTTCAGCGGGGCCCAGCTCATCCGGCGCGACGGGGTCGCCGCCACGGGGATGCGCGACGTCGCCGCGCACGCCCGGGCGCCGCGCGGATCGATCCAGCACCACTTCCCCGGGGGCAAGGAGGAGTTGGTCAACGAGGCGGTGGGCTGGGCCGGCCGCTACGCGAGCCGCCGCATCGGCCGTTTCCTCGCGGCCCTGCCCGAGCCGACTCCCAGCGGGCTGTTCGCCGAGATGGTGCGTCAGTGGACCGACGAGTACCGGAACGCCGGATTCGAGGGCGGCTGCCCCGTCGCCGCCGCGACGGTCGACTGTGCGGAGTCCACCGAGTCCACGCGAGAGGCCGTGTCCACCGCTTTCACCACCTGGAGCGGCTCGGTGGCCCGCGCCCTGACGGACATGGGCGTCCCGGAGGTGCGGGCCGACGCGCTCGCCACCCTCATGATCAGCTCCCTGGAGGGGGCGATTCTGATGGCCCGGGCCGAACGGGACGTCCGTGCGCTGACCGCCGTCGCCACGGAACTCGGGCCCCTTCTCGACGCCGCGGTGCCGACGGTCGACTGA
- a CDS encoding STAS domain-containing protein has protein sequence MSTQTHRLIIHELARCDECAVLRVSGELDRGGEKFFLRTLGTAVMAGHRHLILDVTALVFCDSRGLNCLLGVRWLLRRREGQLLLAGAGKHLAELLALTGSTEIFPRYLTVGQALLALPPSHRPVWPPSPTAHADGKPADTPPRD, from the coding sequence ATGTCGACGCAGACCCATCGCCTCATCATCCATGAGCTCGCACGGTGCGACGAGTGTGCTGTGCTGCGCGTGAGCGGTGAACTCGACCGGGGCGGCGAGAAGTTCTTCCTGCGCACCCTCGGTACCGCCGTCATGGCCGGTCATCGACATCTCATACTCGACGTGACGGCGCTGGTGTTCTGCGATTCGCGTGGACTCAACTGCCTGCTCGGGGTGCGGTGGTTGCTGCGACGCCGCGAGGGCCAGCTCCTGCTGGCGGGAGCCGGCAAGCATCTGGCCGAACTGCTGGCCCTGACCGGCAGCACGGAGATCTTCCCCCGCTATCTCACGGTGGGCCAGGCCCTGTTGGCCCTGCCGCCCTCGCATCGCCCCGTCTGGCCGCCCTCGCCCACCGCCCACGCGGACGGCAAGCCGGCCGACACCCCGCCGCGCGACTGA